The following proteins come from a genomic window of Gordonia westfalica:
- a CDS encoding homoserine dehydrogenase, translating to MTGSVQNTSDSSEVNAVRPIGVAVLGMGNVGAEVVRIITENAGDLRSRVGAPVEIRGVAVRDLNRPRKIGQDLLTDDPAALVARDDVDIVVELMGGIDPARALIRSALESGKSVVTANKALLAEYTGELATAAADAKVDLYFEAAVAGAIPVVRPLMQSLAGDTVERVAGIVNGTTNFILSAMDETGADYADTLAEAGRLGYAEADPTADVEGYDAAAKAAILASIAFHTRVTAADVHREGISSVTSADLVAAKKFDCTIKLLSICERVRDEHGGQRISARVYPALIPLTHPLATVNGAFNAVVVEAENAGRLMFYGQGAGGSPTASAVLGDMVMAARNRVHGGRGPLESTYASLPIAPIDDVPTRYYISMRVSDRPGVLAQVAGEFTKRSVSIAAVRQEGAGDDARLIVVTHRAPDRAQSDCVAALEDMDAVIKVSSVLRLEGTDD from the coding sequence GTGACCGGATCTGTTCAGAACACAAGCGATTCAAGCGAGGTGAATGCCGTGCGACCCATCGGGGTGGCGGTACTCGGGATGGGAAATGTCGGCGCCGAGGTGGTGCGAATCATCACCGAGAACGCCGGCGATCTGCGATCGCGCGTGGGTGCGCCCGTGGAGATCCGCGGCGTCGCCGTGCGAGATCTCAACCGCCCGCGCAAGATCGGCCAGGATCTGCTGACCGACGATCCCGCGGCGCTCGTCGCCCGCGACGACGTCGACATCGTCGTCGAACTCATGGGCGGCATCGACCCGGCCCGTGCGCTGATCCGTTCCGCGCTCGAGAGCGGCAAGTCGGTCGTCACCGCCAACAAGGCGCTGCTCGCCGAGTACACCGGCGAGCTCGCGACCGCGGCCGCCGACGCGAAGGTCGACCTCTACTTCGAGGCCGCCGTCGCGGGTGCCATCCCGGTCGTGCGTCCGCTGATGCAGTCGCTCGCCGGTGACACCGTCGAGCGTGTGGCCGGAATCGTCAACGGCACAACCAATTTCATCCTCTCGGCGATGGACGAGACCGGTGCCGACTATGCCGACACGCTCGCCGAGGCGGGGCGTCTCGGATACGCCGAGGCCGATCCGACGGCCGACGTCGAGGGTTACGACGCCGCGGCCAAGGCCGCGATCCTCGCGTCCATCGCGTTCCACACCCGTGTCACCGCCGCCGACGTGCACCGCGAGGGCATCTCGTCGGTCACCTCGGCCGACCTGGTCGCCGCCAAGAAGTTCGACTGCACGATCAAGCTGCTGTCGATCTGTGAGCGTGTGCGCGACGAGCACGGCGGACAGCGCATCTCGGCCCGCGTCTACCCGGCGCTGATCCCGCTGACCCATCCGCTCGCCACCGTCAACGGTGCGTTCAACGCGGTGGTCGTGGAGGCGGAGAACGCCGGCCGGCTGATGTTCTACGGCCAGGGTGCAGGCGGTTCCCCGACCGCGTCGGCCGTGCTCGGCGACATGGTCATGGCTGCGCGCAACCGGGTGCACGGTGGCCGCGGGCCGCTGGAGTCGACCTACGCGTCGCTGCCGATCGCGCCGATCGACGACGTGCCGACCCGCTACTACATCTCGATGCGCGTCTCCGACCGGCCGGGTGTGCTCGCTCAGGTCGCCGGTGAGTTCACCAAGCGTTCGGTGAGCATCGCCGCGGTGCGCCAGGAGGGGGCGGGCGACGACGCCCGCCTGATCGTGGTGACCCATCGGGCCCCCGACCGTGCGCAGTCGGATTGTGTTGCGGCGCTAGAAGACATGGACGCCGTCATCAAGGTGTCGAGTGTGTTGCGATTGGAAGGTACCGATGACTGA
- the thrC gene encoding threonine synthase, producing the protein MTETTSGPVHRAWPGLIEAYRSRLPVADDWKVVTLLEGGTPLISAPYLSSLTGCEVYLKVEGLNPTGSFKDRGMTMAVSNAVNNGKKAVLCASTGNTSASAAAYATRAGITCAVLIPQGKIAMGKLAQAVMHGAKIIQVQGNFDDCLELARKVTAEFGEIELVNSVNPARIEGQKTAAFEIVDVLGRAPDVHALPVGNAGNITAYWKGYTEYHADGVSSSVPRMLGVQAAGAAPLVNGAPVKEPETIATAIRIGSPASWNQAVAAKEESNGQFRAATDEKLLEAYRLVAGKEGVFVEPASAASVAGLLAARADGWIEAGSTVVCTVTGNGLKDPDTALAGIPEVEAIPVDPVAVANALGVG; encoded by the coding sequence ATGACTGAGACGACTTCTGGGCCCGTGCACCGCGCGTGGCCCGGCCTGATCGAGGCATACCGTTCGCGGCTGCCCGTCGCCGACGACTGGAAGGTCGTCACCCTGCTCGAGGGTGGCACCCCGCTGATCAGCGCCCCGTACCTGTCGTCGCTGACCGGTTGTGAGGTCTACCTCAAGGTCGAGGGTCTCAACCCGACCGGTTCGTTTAAGGACCGCGGCATGACCATGGCCGTGAGCAACGCGGTCAACAACGGCAAGAAGGCCGTGCTGTGCGCCTCGACGGGCAACACCTCCGCCTCGGCGGCGGCCTATGCCACCCGTGCCGGCATCACCTGCGCAGTGCTCATCCCGCAGGGCAAGATCGCGATGGGCAAGCTCGCCCAGGCGGTCATGCACGGCGCCAAGATCATCCAGGTGCAGGGCAACTTCGACGACTGCCTCGAACTCGCCCGCAAGGTCACGGCGGAGTTCGGCGAGATCGAGCTCGTGAACTCGGTCAACCCGGCCCGCATCGAGGGCCAGAAGACGGCGGCGTTCGAGATTGTCGACGTCCTCGGACGGGCACCCGACGTGCACGCGCTGCCCGTCGGCAACGCCGGCAACATCACGGCCTACTGGAAGGGCTACACCGAGTACCACGCCGACGGCGTGTCGTCGTCGGTGCCGCGCATGCTCGGCGTGCAGGCCGCCGGTGCCGCCCCGCTGGTGAACGGCGCTCCCGTCAAGGAGCCGGAGACCATCGCGACCGCGATCCGTATCGGCTCGCCCGCGAGCTGGAACCAGGCCGTCGCCGCCAAGGAGGAGTCGAACGGCCAGTTCCGCGCGGCCACCGACGAGAAGCTGCTCGAGGCCTACCGGCTGGTCGCGGGCAAGGAAGGCGTCTTCGTGGAGCCGGCATCCGCGGCGAGCGTGGCCGGTCTCCTCGCGGCACGTGCCGACGGCTGGATCGAGGCCGGCTCGACCGTGGTGTGCACCGTGACCGGTAACGGCCTGAAGGACCCGGACACGGCTCTGGCCGGTATCCCCGAGGTCGAGGCGATCCCGGTCGATCCGGTGGCGGTGGCCAATGCCCTCGGTGTCGGCTGA
- the thrB gene encoding homoserine kinase, translated as MPSVSAESAGVEEMTQNGEMTQPGVATRQLPVGVSARVRVPASSANLGPGFDCLGIALGIYDEVIVETVEAGVVLDVEGEGSADVPRDESHLVVRALNRGLAHAGVSAPGLKLRCVNQIPHSRGLGSSAAAAVSGLAAASGLISAAGFGVGLSADELVQLSSEFEGHPDNAAASVLGSVVVTWTETSDEVSSYHAHRLSVHPDVCATVFVPDTESSTSFTRGLLPDEVPRADAIFNLSRAALAVVALTSDPRKLMAASADRLHQPYRASAMVPTSELVAELRARGHAATVSGAGPTVLVLGTAPIPADIRVVAQGLGFTTHSVAIAGGVDISAG; from the coding sequence ATGCCCTCGGTGTCGGCTGAGTCCGCCGGGGTCGAGGAGATGACGCAGAACGGCGAGATGACACAGCCCGGGGTGGCGACGCGACAGCTACCGGTGGGCGTCTCGGCGCGCGTCCGGGTGCCGGCGTCGAGCGCCAACCTCGGGCCGGGATTTGACTGTCTGGGCATCGCTTTGGGCATCTACGACGAGGTGATCGTCGAAACCGTCGAGGCCGGGGTCGTTCTCGACGTCGAGGGGGAGGGCTCGGCCGACGTGCCCCGCGACGAGTCCCATCTCGTCGTGCGTGCCCTCAATCGCGGTCTCGCGCACGCCGGTGTGTCCGCACCCGGCCTGAAGTTGCGCTGCGTCAACCAGATTCCACATTCGCGGGGCCTCGGGTCGTCGGCCGCGGCGGCGGTCTCCGGCCTCGCCGCCGCCTCCGGCCTGATCTCGGCCGCGGGATTCGGCGTGGGCCTGTCCGCCGACGAACTGGTTCAGCTCTCCAGCGAGTTCGAGGGGCACCCGGACAACGCCGCCGCGAGCGTCCTGGGTTCGGTCGTCGTCACGTGGACGGAGACCTCGGACGAGGTGAGCTCCTATCACGCTCACCGACTGTCGGTGCACCCCGACGTGTGCGCGACCGTGTTCGTCCCCGACACCGAGTCGTCGACGTCGTTCACGCGCGGCCTGCTGCCGGATGAGGTGCCGCGCGCCGATGCGATCTTCAATCTGAGCCGCGCCGCGCTCGCCGTCGTGGCGCTGACCTCGGATCCGCGCAAGCTCATGGCCGCTTCCGCGGACCGGTTGCACCAGCCCTATCGTGCGTCGGCGATGGTGCCGACCAGCGAACTCGTCGCCGAGCTGCGCGCTCGCGGGCACGCCGCGACGGTCTCCGGCGCCGGCCCGACGGTGCTGGTGCTGGGTACCGCGCCGATTCCGGCCGACATCCGGGTGGTCGCGCAGGGTCTCGGTTTCACCACCCACTCGGTGGCCATCGCCGGCGGGGTCGACATCAGCGCAGGCTGA
- the rho gene encoding transcription termination factor Rho, producing the protein MTDTDLITAPAEQESAGSAGPDSGQPAKTRARAARTGLSGMVLSELRTVAGELGIKGTSGMRKGDLIAAIKERQAGGSAAKSAEPKNSEATAAEAKAPAAKSAEAEAPEAESPETKSPEAKSPEAKSPEAKSPEAKTETRRRSAKASSEDGQLSIVESADEGDSGRAPRSAGKKKEAPEAGEQKADAKGETPKGGDSEGGEQRNRRNRNQNRDNQSRDNQNREGGQNRGGGQNRDNRDNRDDDEDGGGRRRGRRFRERRRGRDRDGGQNEPQVSEDDVLQPVAGILDVLDNYAFVRTSGYLAGSNDVYVSMNLVRKNGLRRGDAITGAVKVPREGDQQNQRQKFNPLVRLDTVNGGDVEAAKKRPEFNKLTPLYPNQRLRLETTPERLSTRVIDLIMPIGKGQRALIVSPPKAGKTTILQDIANAITINNPECHLMVVLVDERPEEVTDMQRSVKGEVIASTFDRPPSDHTSVAELAIERAKRLVESGKDVVVLLDSITRLGRAYNNASPASGRILSGGVDSTALYPPKRFLGAARNIENGGSLTIIATAMVETGSTGDTVIFEEFKGTGNAELKLDRKISERRVFPAVDVNPSGTRKDELLLSPDEFAIVHKLRRLLSGLDSQAAIDLLISQLKKTKTNIEFLMSVQKTAPGAGGNDD; encoded by the coding sequence GTGACAGATACGGACCTGATCACCGCACCTGCCGAGCAGGAATCCGCGGGTTCGGCCGGCCCTGACTCGGGGCAACCGGCCAAGACACGCGCTCGCGCAGCCCGTACCGGCCTGTCCGGCATGGTGCTCAGCGAACTGCGGACCGTTGCCGGTGAGCTCGGCATCAAGGGCACGTCCGGCATGCGCAAGGGCGACCTGATCGCCGCCATCAAGGAGCGCCAGGCGGGCGGTTCCGCCGCCAAGAGTGCAGAGCCCAAGAACTCCGAGGCCACGGCTGCAGAAGCCAAGGCCCCTGCAGCCAAGAGTGCCGAGGCCGAGGCCCCAGAAGCCGAGAGCCCAGAAACCAAGAGCCCAGAAGCCAAGAGCCCAGAAGCCAAGAGTCCGGAGGCCAAGAGTCCGGAGGCCAAGACCGAGACCAGGCGCCGGAGCGCCAAGGCCTCGTCCGAGGACGGGCAGCTGTCGATCGTCGAGTCCGCCGATGAAGGTGACTCCGGTCGGGCGCCCCGCTCGGCGGGCAAGAAGAAGGAGGCCCCCGAGGCCGGCGAGCAGAAGGCCGACGCCAAGGGCGAAACTCCCAAGGGTGGTGACTCCGAGGGCGGCGAGCAGCGCAATCGCCGCAACCGGAACCAGAACCGGGACAACCAGAGCCGGGACAACCAGAACCGCGAGGGCGGCCAGAACCGCGGGGGCGGCCAGAACCGCGACAACCGCGACAATCGCGATGACGACGAGGACGGCGGCGGTCGTCGCCGCGGACGCCGGTTCCGCGAGCGTCGTCGTGGGCGCGACCGCGACGGCGGCCAGAACGAGCCGCAGGTCTCCGAAGACGACGTGTTGCAGCCCGTCGCCGGCATCCTCGACGTGCTCGACAACTACGCCTTCGTCCGTACCTCGGGTTACCTGGCCGGTTCCAACGACGTCTATGTGTCGATGAACCTGGTGCGCAAGAACGGACTTCGACGCGGCGACGCGATCACCGGTGCGGTCAAGGTGCCGCGCGAGGGTGACCAGCAGAACCAGCGCCAGAAGTTCAACCCGCTGGTTCGCCTCGACACCGTCAACGGCGGTGACGTGGAGGCGGCGAAGAAGCGTCCGGAGTTCAACAAGCTCACCCCGCTATACCCCAACCAGCGTCTGCGCCTGGAGACCACGCCGGAGCGCCTGTCGACCCGCGTGATCGACCTGATCATGCCGATCGGCAAGGGACAGCGTGCGCTGATCGTGTCGCCGCCCAAGGCCGGTAAGACGACGATCCTGCAGGACATCGCCAACGCGATCACCATCAACAACCCGGAATGCCACCTCATGGTGGTCCTCGTCGACGAGCGTCCCGAAGAGGTCACCGACATGCAGCGTTCGGTGAAGGGCGAGGTCATCGCCTCGACCTTCGATCGTCCGCCGTCAGACCACACCTCGGTCGCCGAGCTCGCCATCGAGCGCGCCAAGCGTCTCGTCGAGAGCGGCAAAGACGTTGTGGTGCTTCTGGACTCGATCACCCGTCTGGGTCGCGCGTACAACAACGCGTCGCCGGCGTCGGGCCGAATCCTCTCCGGTGGTGTCGATTCGACCGCCCTGTACCCGCCGAAGCGGTTCCTCGGTGCGGCACGCAACATCGAGAACGGCGGATCGCTGACCATCATCGCCACCGCGATGGTCGAGACCGGTTCGACCGGTGACACGGTCATCTTCGAGGAGTTCAAGGGCACCGGCAACGCCGAGCTCAAGCTCGATCGCAAGATCTCCGAGCGTCGGGTGTTCCCCGCGGTCGACGTCAACCCGTCGGGCACCCGTAAGGACGAACTCCTGCTCTCGCCGGATGAGTTCGCGATCGTGCACAAGCTGCGCCGTCTGTTGTCCGGGCTCGATTCGCAGGCGGCGATCGACCTGCTGATCAGCCAGCTCAAGAAGACCAAGACGAACATCGAGTTCCTGATGTCGGTCCAGAAGACCGCTCCGGGAGCCGGTGGCAACGACGACTGA
- a CDS encoding DUF305 domain-containing protein: MSETPESTDPTTAAASRRRPALLALAAVALLLVGVGLGLLIQASLADDSAGEDSPTANSAAVGFAQDMTRHHEQGVELAAIELEHGTDPQVRSMAFDILTAQSNEIGQMQSWLTRWGQPVNNPGEAMGWMGHGSSAETSGDDHGDSDHGDMGHGDHGSTPAADVEQPAMPGMATSAEMERFRAMRGPEVDTTFLQLMLRHHEGGLHMMEYAANPANVSQPYVRDLASAMERTQDKEIGIIEAMLAERNAQPLPMN, translated from the coding sequence ATGAGCGAGACACCTGAGAGCACCGATCCGACCACCGCCGCCGCGTCGCGCCGGCGCCCGGCCCTTCTCGCACTCGCCGCGGTGGCGCTGCTCCTGGTGGGTGTCGGCCTCGGCCTGCTGATCCAGGCGAGCCTGGCCGACGACTCCGCCGGCGAAGACTCCCCCACCGCGAACTCGGCGGCGGTCGGATTCGCGCAGGACATGACGCGCCACCACGAGCAGGGCGTCGAGCTGGCCGCTATCGAGCTCGAACACGGCACCGATCCCCAGGTGCGCAGCATGGCCTTCGACATCCTCACCGCGCAGAGCAACGAGATCGGCCAGATGCAGTCGTGGCTGACCCGCTGGGGCCAGCCCGTCAACAATCCCGGCGAGGCGATGGGCTGGATGGGCCACGGCTCGTCGGCGGAAACCTCCGGTGACGATCACGGGGACTCCGACCACGGAGACATGGGCCATGGGGACCACGGGTCGACTCCCGCCGCGGATGTCGAGCAGCCGGCCATGCCGGGAATGGCGACGTCGGCCGAGATGGAGCGGTTCCGCGCCATGCGCGGTCCGGAGGTCGACACGACCTTCCTGCAGCTGATGCTTCGCCACCACGAGGGTGGGCTCCACATGATGGAGTACGCCGCGAACCCGGCCAACGTCTCGCAGCCCTACGTCCGCGACCTCGCGTCGGCGATGGAACGCACCCAGGACAAGGAGATCGGGATCATCGAGGCCATGCTGGCCGAGCGCAACGCGCAGCCGCTGCCGATGAACTGA
- a CDS encoding DUF3105 domain-containing protein has translation MARKPGANVPKARKKSGSVPTATGRQVDWMLIGAVVVVIGLLAGLAIYLVPKFNEKRANEKDDVAVQSAAEFVPSPQTPDPSNGIEGVTKIYYQAGKHVNASQRVAYDQSPPFGGPHDEIWATCTGVVYPNPLRSENAVHALEHGAVWITYNPDTASPEDVDYLKRLVRGEQYLFLSPYPGLDKPVSLQSWGHQLKLDSATDPRVDQFITSLRRNMMPGVYPENPQTAAYPETQATCTAIPGFDPSNPPPADEGAPGPDAVPMDGGGNNPMPAG, from the coding sequence ATGGCGCGCAAACCAGGGGCCAACGTCCCCAAGGCTCGTAAGAAGTCCGGGTCGGTACCCACGGCAACCGGCCGTCAGGTCGACTGGATGCTGATCGGCGCGGTCGTCGTGGTCATCGGGCTCCTCGCCGGGCTCGCGATCTACCTCGTGCCCAAATTCAACGAGAAGCGTGCCAACGAGAAGGACGACGTCGCGGTCCAGTCGGCCGCCGAGTTCGTCCCGTCGCCGCAGACCCCGGACCCGTCGAACGGCATCGAAGGCGTCACGAAGATCTACTACCAGGCCGGCAAGCACGTGAACGCGTCCCAGCGCGTCGCCTACGACCAGTCGCCGCCCTTCGGTGGCCCGCATGACGAGATCTGGGCGACCTGTACCGGTGTCGTCTACCCGAACCCGCTGCGCTCGGAGAACGCTGTCCACGCCCTCGAGCACGGCGCCGTCTGGATCACCTACAACCCCGACACGGCTTCGCCCGAGGACGTCGACTACCTCAAGCGCCTCGTGCGCGGCGAGCAGTACCTGTTCCTGTCGCCGTACCCCGGCCTCGACAAGCCGGTCTCCCTGCAGAGCTGGGGGCACCAGCTGAAGCTCGACTCGGCGACCGACCCGCGGGTCGACCAGTTCATCACCTCGTTGCGTCGCAACATGATGCCCGGCGTCTACCCGGAGAACCCGCAGACCGCGGCCTACCCGGAGACCCAGGCCACCTGTACCGCCATCCCGGGCTTCGATCCGTCGAATCCCCCGCCGGCCGACGAGGGCGCACCGGGCCCCGACGCCGTGCCCATGGACGGCGGCGGCAACAACCCGATGCCCGCGGGCTGA
- the argS gene encoding arginine--tRNA ligase: MTPADLAALLRAVTLTVVRDRGLDENLVPDSIVVERPRHADHGDYSTNVALQLGKRLGVAPRELAGWLAEAFAGADGIAKSEIAGPGFVNIWLGAAAQNTVVANVLEKGESYGRGAELAGAIINLEFVSANPTGPIHLGGTRWAAVGDALGRVLAARGADVTREYYFNDHGAQIDRFARSLEAAALGNPTPEDGYAGDYIADIAAQVTAKVPDVLSQPEADRVETFRSIGVDLMFDHIKQSLHDFGTDFDVYTHEDKMFATGLVDQCIEQLKGNGNLYENDGAWWLKSTDFGDDKDRVVIKSDGNAAYIAGDIAYYRDKRNRGFNLCIYMLGADHHGYISRLKAAAAALGDDPATVEVLIGQMVNLVKDGKPVRMSKRAGTVITLDDLVDAVGVDGARYSLIRSSVDVNIDIDLDLLTKQSNDNPVYYVQYAHARMSALARNAADLGVVSALDHLDLLDDPAEGELIRTIGDFDEVVATAATLREPHRVCRYLEVLAGTYHRFYAKCRVLPQGDEEVADIHRARLALCEATRQVLANGLGLVGVSAPEQM; this comes from the coding sequence GTGACTCCCGCCGACCTGGCCGCGCTGCTGCGCGCCGTGACCCTGACCGTGGTCCGCGACCGCGGACTGGACGAGAACCTGGTGCCCGACTCGATCGTCGTCGAGCGCCCCCGTCACGCTGACCACGGCGATTACTCCACCAATGTCGCCCTGCAGCTCGGCAAGCGACTCGGTGTGGCGCCCCGTGAGCTGGCCGGATGGCTCGCCGAGGCCTTCGCCGGTGCCGATGGCATCGCGAAGTCCGAGATCGCGGGTCCCGGCTTCGTGAACATCTGGCTCGGCGCGGCCGCGCAGAACACCGTCGTCGCGAACGTGCTGGAGAAGGGCGAGAGCTACGGCCGGGGCGCAGAGCTGGCCGGCGCGATCATCAACCTCGAGTTCGTCTCGGCCAACCCGACCGGGCCGATCCACCTCGGCGGCACCCGCTGGGCCGCCGTCGGCGACGCTCTCGGCCGCGTGCTGGCCGCCCGCGGCGCGGACGTGACGCGCGAGTACTACTTCAACGACCACGGTGCCCAGATCGACCGCTTCGCGCGTTCGCTGGAGGCCGCGGCGCTGGGCAACCCGACCCCGGAGGACGGCTACGCCGGCGACTACATCGCCGACATCGCCGCCCAGGTCACCGCGAAGGTGCCCGATGTGCTGTCGCAGCCCGAGGCCGACCGGGTCGAGACCTTCCGCTCGATCGGCGTGGACCTGATGTTCGACCACATCAAGCAGAGCCTGCACGACTTCGGCACGGACTTCGACGTCTACACCCACGAGGACAAGATGTTCGCGACGGGCCTCGTCGACCAGTGCATCGAGCAGCTCAAGGGCAACGGCAACCTGTACGAGAACGACGGCGCCTGGTGGCTCAAGTCCACCGACTTCGGTGACGACAAGGACCGCGTCGTCATCAAGAGCGACGGCAACGCCGCCTACATCGCCGGCGACATCGCGTACTACCGCGACAAGCGCAACCGCGGCTTCAACCTGTGCATCTACATGCTCGGCGCCGACCACCACGGCTACATCAGCCGCCTCAAAGCAGCTGCGGCCGCGCTCGGCGACGACCCGGCCACCGTGGAGGTGCTCATCGGCCAGATGGTCAATCTCGTCAAGGACGGCAAGCCGGTGCGCATGTCCAAGCGCGCGGGCACGGTCATCACGCTCGACGACCTCGTCGACGCCGTCGGGGTCGACGGTGCGCGGTATTCGCTGATCCGCTCGTCGGTTGACGTCAACATCGACATCGACCTCGACCTGCTGACCAAGCAGTCCAACGACAACCCGGTGTACTACGTGCAGTACGCGCACGCCCGGATGTCGGCGCTGGCGCGCAACGCCGCCGACCTCGGCGTGGTGTCCGCGCTCGATCACCTCGACCTGCTCGACGACCCGGCCGAGGGTGAATTGATCCGCACCATCGGCGATTTCGACGAAGTCGTCGCCACCGCGGCCACCCTGCGCGAGCCGCACCGCGTGTGCCGCTACCTCGAGGTCCTCGCCGGCACCTACCACCGCTTCTACGCGAAGTGCCGCGTCTTGCCCCAGGGCGACGAGGAGGTGGCCGACATCCATCGCGCCCGCCTCGCCCTGTGTGAGGCCACGCGTCAGGTCCTGGCCAACGGCCTCGGCCTGGTCGGCGTCAGCGCTCCGGAGCAGATGTGA
- the lysA gene encoding diaminopimelate decarboxylase, giving the protein MSAHPAGPRHAELLAAPHLAQRPNDPAVLAAIPPQVWPRNAARDDSGELRIAGVPVGELADEFGTPAFIVDEADFRSRCRDMMAAFGPYGRVHYASKAFLCSEVARWVDQEGLSLDVCSGGELAIALRAGFPAERIALHGNNKSVEELTAAVDAGIGHVVLDSMIEIDRLDEISGERGVVTDVLVRVTVGVEAHTHEFISTAHEDQKFGFALAGGVAMQAIRRVFATENLRLVGLHSHIGSQIFDMDGFELAAHRVLGLLRDVVGEFGVEKTSQMSIVDLGGGLGISYLEEERPLPVEKVAETLADIVRRESAAVGLPMPIIAVEPGRAIAGPGTITLYRVGTVKDVALGGGATRRYISVDGGMSDNIRTVLYQAEYDVRLVSRVSDARAVVCRVVGKHCESGDIVIKDCWLPEDLGPGDLIAVAATGAYCYSMSSRYNMTMRPPVVAVSDGRARLMLRRETIDDFLGLEVSS; this is encoded by the coding sequence GTGAGCGCGCACCCGGCCGGTCCTCGGCACGCCGAACTGCTCGCCGCGCCGCATCTCGCGCAGCGACCCAACGATCCGGCCGTCCTCGCCGCGATCCCGCCCCAGGTGTGGCCCCGCAACGCCGCTCGCGACGACTCGGGCGAGCTGCGCATCGCCGGGGTCCCCGTCGGCGAGCTCGCCGACGAGTTCGGCACGCCGGCGTTCATCGTCGACGAGGCGGACTTCCGGTCACGCTGCCGCGACATGATGGCCGCGTTCGGCCCCTACGGGCGGGTGCACTACGCGTCGAAGGCGTTCCTGTGCAGCGAGGTGGCCCGCTGGGTCGACCAGGAGGGACTCTCCCTCGACGTGTGCAGCGGCGGCGAACTCGCCATCGCACTGCGCGCGGGCTTCCCCGCCGAACGAATCGCGTTGCACGGCAACAACAAGAGTGTCGAAGAGCTGACTGCCGCGGTCGATGCCGGGATCGGTCATGTGGTGCTCGACTCGATGATCGAGATCGACCGCCTCGACGAGATCTCCGGTGAGCGGGGCGTCGTCACCGACGTGCTCGTCCGCGTCACCGTCGGCGTCGAGGCGCACACCCACGAGTTCATCTCGACCGCCCACGAGGACCAGAAGTTCGGCTTCGCCCTCGCCGGTGGCGTCGCGATGCAGGCGATCCGCCGGGTCTTCGCGACCGAGAACCTTCGCCTCGTCGGTCTGCACAGCCACATCGGCTCGCAGATCTTCGACATGGACGGCTTCGAACTCGCCGCCCACCGCGTGCTCGGGCTGCTCCGCGACGTCGTCGGCGAGTTCGGCGTCGAGAAGACCTCGCAGATGTCGATCGTGGATCTCGGTGGGGGACTGGGTATCTCGTACCTCGAAGAAGAGCGTCCGCTGCCGGTGGAGAAGGTCGCGGAGACCCTCGCCGACATCGTCCGCCGCGAGTCCGCCGCCGTGGGCCTGCCGATGCCGATCATCGCCGTCGAGCCCGGCCGGGCGATCGCCGGACCCGGCACGATCACCCTCTACCGCGTGGGCACCGTCAAGGACGTGGCGCTCGGCGGTGGGGCCACCCGCCGCTACATCTCCGTCGACGGCGGGATGAGCGACAACATCCGTACGGTCCTGTACCAGGCCGAGTACGACGTCCGATTGGTCTCGCGGGTGTCCGATGCACGTGCGGTCGTCTGCCGAGTGGTCGGAAAGCATTGCGAGAGCGGCGACATCGTGATCAAGGACTGCTGGCTGCCCGAGGACCTGGGTCCCGGTGACCTCATCGCGGTGGCCGCCACCGGCGCATACTGCTACTCGATGTCGAGCCGGTACAACATGACCATGCGGCCGCCGGTCGTGGCCGTGTCCGACGGGCGGGCCCGGCTGATGCTGCGGCGCGAGACCATCGACGACTTCCTCGGCCTGGAGGTGAGCTCGTGA